Part of the Salmo salar chromosome ssa10, Ssal_v3.1, whole genome shotgun sequence genome is shown below.
TAACCGATGGGCACTACAACAACATATGAATTGTCTTGCCATCTTGGAAGAAAATAGAATGTCTACGTTGCACAGTAATATCACTATCGTTAATATTTATTATCACGACGGGTGACTGCATTGAGAATGAATTTCCTGGAACCTCTCGTCAGGGCCCTATACAGAGGTTGGATGGTCATATAATGGTTGCTAACGGAATTGGAATCTGGTCCAATAAgagcttgctctccctctctctcccccccaggaAAGCAGAGAGAGCATGTACGCTGTGCATTGATTCTGGAGATAGCAAAGAGCATGGTGGTGGTTGTTTAGCTGGAGAGGGAGTGACCGGCTGCCCAGCTGGTTCTccgggagggggaggggggtagtCTTGTTGGCTCAGTGAGTCGTGCCCTTTGTCCTCGTCTGGAGCCTGGTGTGACTCCACTTGTGGAGGAATGAAGGGGAGGGGTTGGTCTTGGCCTGTGAACTGTTGCCACTCTGCTTTGGGCCACTGCTACATGGATGTCTTGGCAGCACTGGGACAGAGCAGAGCCACTGGCTTTAGCTGTGCTGTGCCGTGTGTGTGGGGTGGAGCTCCAAGCCCCTCAAGGACAGGAGTGTGGTGGTCGATAAGTGGAATACGTTATGAAACGAGAGCCACCAGCCTCCTCTCGGTCTTTCCCTCGCAATGGCTCAGAGATAAGTTGGCAAATTCGCTTCAGTCCCTCTTCAATATGATTGTGTGATATAAGTCAAGTGTGATATATCTCTAGTGGGGATTTCAGTCTAAGCTTTTCCTGAGATGGGTACTAATTCCTACTGCGCCGTAAGAATTAAAAGTACAGAATTCAAGGTTTTGATCCATGCCGTATGTTATATAATCAAAGTGATTGATTACACAaatagacatacagtaccagtcaacagtttggacaactactcattccagggtttttctttttaatattttctactttgtagaataatagtgaagacatcaaaactatgaaataacacatatggaatcatgtagtaaacaaaaagtgttaaacaaatcaaaatatataacagatccttcaaagtagccacccgttgccttgatgacagctttgcacattcggcattctctcaaccagcttaaagaggaatgcttttccaacagtcttgaaggagttcctacatatgctgagcacttgttggctgcttttccttcacactgcagtccaactcatcccaaaccatctcaattgggttgaggtcgagtgattgtggaggccaggtcatctgatgcagcactccatcactctccttggtcaaatagcccttacacagcctggaggtgtgttgggtcatagtcccactaagcgcaaaccagatgcgtatttctgtagaatgctgtggtagccatgctggttaagtgtgccttgaattctaaataaatcactgacagtgtcaccagaaaagcacccccacacctcctcctccatgcttcactgtgggaaccacacatacggagatcatccattcacctactctgcgtctcacaaagaaacagtggttggaaccaaaaatctcaaatttggactcatcagaccaaaggacagatttccaccagtctaatgtccattgctcatgtttcttggcccaagcaagtatcttcttcttattggtgtcctttagcagtggtttctttgcagcaattccaccatgaaggcctgattcacgcagtctgctctgaacagttgatgttgagatgtgtctgttacttgaactctgtgaagcatttacttgggctgcaatttctgagactggtaactctgatgaacttatcctctgcagcagaggtaactctgggtcttcctttcctgtggcggacctcatgagagccagtttcatcatagtgcttgatggatttgcaactgcacttgaagaaactttcaaagttcttgaaatgtcccACATTGtctgaccttcgtgtcttaaagtaatggactgttgtttctctttgcttatttgagctgttctttctataatatggacttggtctgttaccaaatagggctatcttctgtataccgccataccttgtcacaacacaactgattggctcaaacacattaagaagtaaagaaattccacaaaagtcacaccaggtgactaccccatgaagctggttgagggaatgccaaaagtgttcaaagctatcatcaagacaaagggcagctactttgaagagtctcaaatatattttgatttgttgtacactttcttggttactacatgattccatgtgttattccatagttttgatgtcttcactattattctacaaagtagaaaatattaaaaagaaaaaccctggaatgagtaggtgtccaaacttttgactggtacagtacataacTTGAAAAATGCTCTCAGAAACCTCAAATCAACACAAAACCTCAAACCATTCATAAAGGGGCTTGAGAAAGGCAAGACTCTGCTGCCACCTGGTGGTTCATAGAatatgaacaaaaataaacgccatttagcagacgcttttatacaaagcgacttacagtcacatAACATCACAACCCTGTTTTATACAAGCTCATATAAAGCATCAGTACCCCATACGTAAGGAGCAATACAAGACACTGGTCTCGATCACACATGTTCATAAAAACACAGCAGGCTTACTACCGTACCATCATGAACAAAAAAGCTTCATAGACTTAGGCCTAACAAGTAACAGAAGGGGACCCCTGGGTTACCTCATCTCTCCTTGACGCCCCATCAGAGAATCATCTCTGGAGCCCCTGTAGTAGGAATCTCTGTAATCCTCCTGCACAGAAAAAACGCAATGAAGAAGTCATCCTATATTAGAGACAGAAAATAGTAGAGAGGGTATTGACTTGGTAAAATACCTAGCACTATTCAGCTAAAACCTTTCGCGTCACTACTCAGTTTTCTTCTGACACCAAAATTTGCAAAATGACAAGTATTTGGGCCTAAATCTTAGATTGACCATAATAAAGCTTCACCCACTTGTCGGGGAGGTGGGGAATTCCTCACTCGTATGCTTCCTATGGGTGTACTGTCACCATGGTATCCTCGATCACTTCCTGTGTGTATCCTGTCGCTACGGTATCCTCTGTGGTCATCATCATGGTAACTTCGAATGCCGCTATACTGATTGGTTTCATattcaaattccctgtcatagtCTTGCTCCGGTATTGTCCCGGCCGTCCTCCTCTCCACAGCATTCACAATTCTTGGGTATGTTACCTAAAAACATAAGCATTACGACACGGATTAGTTCAATCAAAAAACAAGAGTGcagggcggtatccagattttcataccgtttctgtaccataccTGGGTATACCGTATTACAGAATGTGCACACAAGGGGCGCTATTTCAACAATCCAGGAAgggattgaatgtctctgctgtaaccaagaagcttgatcttgacatctTGACACTtatctagcaagttagcaaaccaaatgcgtAGCTGGAGTCCTGAGCTGGATATCATTTATTTGACACATCGATTTGTTATAGTTATACTTCACTTCTAGATATAAGTAGTGGTGTAGCACAGAACCCACAGCACCCTCGAGGTGGGGGTACCCccaaagaaaaaatatatttctattTTAAACCGTCTGATTTTTGAAATACCCTGGTATATGGTATAAACGGCTATGCAAGAAATAACCTAGAAAAGTTGGAAATCTCTGAAAACTCTCTTAAGTATGGTCTAAGGCCTAATAGCTCTGAAGACAATACATATGCCAAAAGTACTTTGTACAGTCACTTACCGCGCTCTCTGAAAAGTGCTGGTCATAGGCCTCTCGGATTCTACTTTTCCTTCGCCTGGGCACTGCAAGGGACAACAAGCATCCAATCACAGGCGAGCCAAGCACAATAATTACCCCAAAGGGTCACAGACTCAAATAAGTTCATTATCCCACTGCTTGTATGTATACAAGTAGCTGTCGTTTCACACAAGTGTGTTGTACGTTAACGGGGCGTTCATATGATGTTGGGAGTTCTTGAAAGTTCAGCATCCCGAGTTATGACGTTTCACCACTGACCTTTCACCTTTTCAACCAAAAGATAGACCTTAAAAGGGCCAGCATGCATTTTAAACAATAACGGTcaccccaccactgttttggtgaAAAGCTGGGAAATGTAACCACACTGAAAATTATAGTTAACCATGTTTCGAGGCTATACAAACAGGGTTTGGAAAGGTggcactttgaaagtcactgagttctttaaagaccattctactgccaatgtttgtctatggagattacatggctgtgtgttccattttatacacctgtcagcaacaggtgaggctgaaatagccaaatccactaatttgaaggtgtgtccacatacttttgtacatatagTGTATCTAATGTACATCTTTTTTTTAAGAATTTACCGTTATGAAAAATATTCAACACTTGTGTGACAAGAAGCTGTAATCCTACGTTCGGCAATGAAATCCTTGACGCTTCACCTGTGAACTGTTGACTTACTTTtttcactactgttattttcaccgtcattttactgtttttatttctttacttatctgttgtttacctaataccttttttttttttttacttaaattgcactgtttgtttgggcttgtaagtaagcatttcactgtaaggtctacacctgttgtattcggcgcacatgacaaataaactttgatttgatttttttgggcaacttgaccaaattcacatagaaatgtgagttatagttctgtcattctcattgaaagcatgtctaagaagtggtagatctgttctatgtgcgctatttctacgCTTCCTGTTGTCAGTTTTGCCATCTTTTACTtacggttttgtacaccagcttcaaacagctgaaaataaagTTTTTGGTTATGgtaaagatatttcacagcggtttagatggtacaatgattatctaCACAATGACTGCTCGTTTTGTCATAAACGGAAACTAGGCAAACTATTATAATTttatcaaccaggaaatggcagagtgatttctgcatatttCACCTTTAAGTACGAGACTGAGGTCATGCTGAGGTATTATCAAGTCAGCTAAAATCTGGTTGAAGAATTGGTCCGACTTCGAAAGCACTTAAACACAATCTTGTCAGACTTACGACTTTCCAGTTTCCCACGAGCACATGAATGCCCCATTAGACAGTAACTTTGTGCGGTTAGTACAGGCAGTGTGTGAACTAAGGAAACATCCCTTTTATACTCTGGCAAAAAGACAGATATGGCAAATCAAACCATGAAAGTATGGGTTCATTATAACTGTCCCTTCATATTGTACACACCGATTGTCCAGTTACTTCGGTGGAGTTGTTGTTAGCTAACTTACttattgttgatgatgatgatgatgaagggctCCTCAGGGGATGTGGTGTGGGATTGTGTAAAACCTGCAAATATGTAGCAATTGAATTGTCTATGCAGTATTGATACAAATGTGATTGATATTCAAAAACTGACGATTCATAATGCCGATGCATGAACATCGCAAATCAATTGCAATGATAATGTCGCTTCAAACAATGTTGTATATCTAGCATAGTAGCGAAGTTAGCCTAGCAAACTTACTAGTCAACGTTAGCTAACAAACAGATGCTCGCTTGCACTGAAGCTGTTGATATGAAAAACGAACTTACCGGCTGAACGTGCTCTGTGTATTAGTATTAAAGGTAGTCttgcatttttttttgggggggggggtcaataaaATAGAAGATATTGTTTAACCTTTCTGCACTTGCAACTTTCGACAACAAACGCCACCAAACCCTAAATCCGTAGCTCTTCGTTGTTGATTGGTGAAGTGCAATATGCTACGATGAGTATCCCGCCACCTACCGTTCTGGAATGGTGACGCTCGGACCTTTGACTACACTATATGATGCCACGCAAAACCATTATGTAGGCAGctatcacacacacatccataagtATTCATATATTCTCAAATATAAGTATTAATATATTCTAAAAAATGCTATCAAATATATTGAGGAAAGGCAAAGGGGGAATTCTGCCTCGCTTTTCCATGAGAATGTATATGTACCCGCATTATGTGCAAATTTCCTGCATCTAGAGGTAAAATGCAGAATGTGGAGCAGTATTAtgacattgtgtgtgtatgtgtgagtgtgtgtgtatgtgtgtgtgagtgtgactgtgtgtggctgtgtgtgtgtgtgtgtgtggctgtgtgtgtgtggctgtgtgtgtgtgtggctgtgttgtgtgtgtgtgtgtgtgtatgtgccttcAGAATGATTGGATAGGCTTTACCACGTGATCACGATCCCTCGACTCGACTGGAGTTTTCACGACAACTGAGAGAGCGGCTTTGGTCATTTGCCCGTCAAATTAACCAATATTGAGCTCAAACAAATACAGGTTTTATACGATGGGAGACAAGAAGAGCCCCACACGGTAAAAATACTTATATATTTATAAATATATTTCTATTGAAAAATGGCCTAAATATGTGATGAACACTTGTAAACAGTGCGCGACCAATGGATGAGTAGcgccgctagctagctagctacattgtaTCTTCATGGCGGCGGATTGGCTCTTTTATGGGACGAATCTGATCATTCGACTCAAATAAGAGTCGTTTGTatcgttgtgtttttttttatatatataaaaaaattatacaCACATTCATTAATATATTAGCTTAAATGTCTATGTTGACAGTGTTGGGCCCCATCTCTGTGTGCGTGTTTTCTTTGAAGGCCGAAGCGGCAACCGAAGCCCTGTTCGGACGATGGATACTGGGACTGTAGCGTCTGTACGTTCAGGAACACCGCCGAGGCGTTCAAGTGCATGATGTGCGATGTCAGAAAGGGAACGTCAACACGGTAAGAAAATCAAAGAAATTATGTCCTGGTAGTTTCAGACTATAGATACAGTTAGTGATTACTATTAACTGTAACTGTATCAATCAGGCTGCTAAAGCTACAACAGAGGACTCATCAATCATTGTCATGTCATAGCTCAAATTCAAGTGGTTAGTCTGAATGAGACACTTCTAATTTGGGGACATTATTTGCCAGATTCTATGGTCCATTTAGTGTGGCAGATTGTcaattgtgtgtatatatatatatatatatatatatatattcaataaAGGGATAAAACTAACATTTCGATTTGGGATGCAAAATTGATCAGGAACATTTTCCAGGGAAAGTAGTCAGTTGTCAACACTGTACCCTGTAAGATGTTGTCCCTGTGCAGTATTTGTCTATGTGCAGTGTGTTTCCTCATGGTAGTCCACTTTACCATACAATGcatacagttgtaaatgagaatgagttctcaactggcctacctggttaaataaagaaataaaatgcATCATACAATAGGACTCTAGCTAAACAGGACCCCAGTAAATTTCCAGTGTTCATAAATATGCAGTGCATAATTCTGTTAATGGCTTAATATtcaaataaaatagattttgtctcacacgctgaatacaacagatgtagactttACCAATAAATACTTGTTTATAAGCCCTTTCCAATAATGCagttaaaaataagaaaaatacaAATAGTAACACAGAATAAAATGCACAAGAataaagctatatacagggagtaccagtaccagatcactgtgcaggGTAGCCAGCAGATTCCCTTACgcttgtttacactgagctgcactggGGTTGGAATGCAATCACGGTTACATTAAGATACCGTGGAGCCGGCGTGATACGTTGAAGAAATACTGCTAGTTTTCTTGGAAAACTGACCTTTTTGTCCTCATGTTAGCTAGCAGTAGCCACAGCAGCCATTATGGATTGGCGTGTAGTGTTGAACAACAAAagagctgattggctgacactaCCATTGCTACGGTGTAAACGGTATGGTTGGAATCTGCTGgctatgtgcaggggtacaaggtagatatgtacataaaggcagggtaaacAATAATAGTCACACTTGTTTCTGTTTTTTTAGGAAGCCTCGCCCTGTCTCCCAACTTGTCGCCCAGCAAGTCACTCCACAGTTTGCTTCACCCACACAACCCAAAAAAGAGAAGAAGGAGAAATCGGAGAAAGATAAGAGTGAAAAGGAACCAACACTGAAAAAGAACAGCCACAAGAAGATGAGGTAAGGAGGAACCTATGTTTGAACAACATATTTGCAACGATACTATGAATGTTGAAGAAGATTTCAATCATCTTATATTAGTCCAATGATTTACATGATTATTACATTTCATCAAAATCATTCACAGGTTTCAATTGACCCCTCCCTGTTAGTACCCTAACCAGTCATAGTATTGACCCCTCCCCTTAGTACCCTAACCAGTCATACTATTGACCCCTCCCCTTAGTACTCTAACCAGTCATACTATTGACCCCTCCCTCTTAGTATCCTAACTAGCCATACTATTGTCCCCTCCTTGTTAGTACCCTAACTAATATAATGTTGACCCCTCCTGCTCTTAGTACCCAAACCTGTCATACTATTGACCCCTCCTGCTCTTAGTATCCTCCCTAGCCATACTATTGACCCCTCCCTGTTAGTATCCTGACTAGCCATACTATTGAGCCCTCCCTGttagtattacatttacatttaagtcatttagcagacgctcttgtccagagcgacttacaaattggtgcattcaccttatgatatccagtggaacaaccactttacaatagtgcatctaaatcttttaagggggggggttagaaggattactttatcctatcctaggtattccttaaagaggtggggtttcaggtgtctccggaaggtggtgattgactccgctgtcctggcgtcgtgagggagcttgttccaccattggggtgccagagcagcgaacagttttgacggggctgagcgggaactgtgcttcctcagaggtaggggggccagcaggccagaggtggatgaacgcagtgcccttgtttgggtgtagggcctgatcagagcctgaaggtatggaggtgccgttcccttcacagctccgtaggcaatcaccatggtcttgtagcggatgcgagcttcaactggaagccagtggagagagcggaggagcggggtgacgtgagagaacttgggaaggttgaacaccagacgggctgcggcgttctggatgagttgtaggggtttaatggcacaggcagggagcccagccaacagcgagttgcagtaatccagacgggagatgacaagtgcctggattaggacctgcgccgcttcctgtgtgaggcagggtcgtactctgcgaatgttgtagagcatgaacctacaggatcgggtcaccgccttgatgttagtggagaacgacagggtgttgtccaggatcacgccaaggttcttagcactctgggaggaggacacaatggagttgtcaaccgtgatggtgagatcatggaacgggcagtccttccccgggaggaagagcagctccgtcttgccgaggttcagcttgagatggtgatccgtcatccacactgatatgtctgacagacatgcagagatgcgattcgccgcctggttatcagaagggggaaaggagaagattaattgtgtgtcgtctgcatagcaatgccgcgccggagatgcccaactcggagagggtggagaggaggatctgatggttcacagtatcaaaggcagcagataggtctagaaggatgagagcagaggagagagagttagctttagcagtgcggagagcctccgtgacacagagaagagcagtctcagttgaatgcccagtcttgaaacctgactgattaggatcaagaaggtcattctgagagagatagcaggagagctggccaaggacggcacgttcaagagttttggagagaaaagaaagaagggatactggtctgtagttgttgacatcggagggatcgagtgtaggttttttcagaaggggtgcaactctcgctctcttgaagacggaagggatgtagccagcggtcaaggatgagttgatgagcgaggtgaggtaggggagaaggtctacggaaatggtctggagaagaggggaggggatagggtcaagtgggcaggttgttgggcggccggccgtcacaagacgcgagatttcatctggagagagaagggagaaagaggtcaaagcacagggtagggcagtgtgagcaggaccagcggtgtcgtttgacttagcaaacgaggatcggatatcgtcaaccttcttttcaaaatggttgacgaagtcatccgcagagagggaggagggggggggaggattcaggagggaggagaaggtagcaaagagcttcctagggttagaggcagatgcttggaatttagagtggtagaaagtggctttagcagcagagacagaagaggagaatgtagagaggagggagtgaaaggatgccaggtccgcagggaggcgagttttcctccatttccgctcggctgccaggggccctgttctgtgagctcgtagtgagtcgtcgagccacggagcaggaggggaggaccgagccagcctggaggataggggacagagaaaatcaaaggatgcagaaagggaggagaggagggttgaggaggcagaatcaggagataggtttgagcagagggaagagatgataggatggaagaggagagagtagcgggagagagagagcgaaggttgggacggcgcaataccatccgagttggggcagagtgagaagtgttggatgagagcaagagggaaaaggatacaaggtagtggtcggagatttggaggggagttgcaatgagattagtggaagaacagcatctagtaaagatgaggtcaagcgtattgcctgccttgtgagtagggggggaaggtgagagggtgaggtcaaaagaggagaggagtggaaagaaggaggcagagaggaatgagtcaaaggtagacgtggggaggttaaagtcacccagaactgtgagaggtgagccatcctcaggaaaataacttatcaaggcgtcaagctcattgatgaactctccaagggaacctggagggcgataaatgataaggatgttaagcttgaaagggctggtaactgtgacagcatagaattcaaatgaggagatagacagatgggtcaggggagaaagagagaatgtccacttgggagagatgaggattccagtgccaccaccccgctggctcgatgctctaggggtatgcgagaacacgtgggcagacgaagagagagcagtaggagtagcagtgttatctgtggtaatccatgtttccgtcagcgccaggaagtctagggactggagggtagcataggctgagatgaactcagccttgttggctgcagaccggcagttccagaggctgccggagacctggaactccacgtgggtcgtgcacgctgggaccaccaggttagagtggcagcggccacacggtgtgaagcgtttgtatggcctgtgcagagaggagagaacagggatagacagacacatagttgacaagctacagaagtgttgtttcttgtattattgtctcttgtgtctttagagaactgtttcactttgatatcctttttcttctgtcctgattttctctttcttttcttctgttaactagatattctttgttgttcttcgttagctagctagcttcttccaaaagagtccctagcaactgcttagcaactggtaaacaattcagctagctaagataactacaattttatgaaaaatagttatttttcaaaagcctatcttctttgtttgttgcttgttttttctcctcttcagtcttgcagttttcttttgctttttccgatgtacttcactctaaaaaccatgtaaatttcaatatttgtaggagctcatttttcagctgctgctgctcaaattggagttccggaacattaTTGTAGTATCCTGACTAGCCATACTATTGACCCCTCCTGTTTTTCTAATGACCATTTATATCCATCTATAccactctgtctctgttcccctcCCAGGCCCAGGTTAAAAAACGTGGACCGGAGCAGTGCCCAGCACCTGGAGGTTACGGTGGGCGACCTGACGGTCATAATCACAGACTTTAAGGAGAAAACCAAGCCCGCCTCCACTCCTTCCAGTGCCGCCTCGGCAGACCAGCACAGCCAGAGTGACAACACCGGTTCTGACAACACTGAAAGGGGGGTGTCACGGTCGTCCTCACCTCGGGGGGAGGGCTCGTTGGTTAACGGAGAGACTCACTAACCCTACTCCCTCCCCCATTTCCTCCCTACTCACCCAACTTAGTCTCATGGAACAAGACAAGTGTGTCTCTGAATATTGCATACAATTCTAGCATGCAAGATTACACCCAATGCAACAACCCCATGTCTGGTACTCCTAACCCCAACATCTCAACATGCCTAAATACCACCACCAGTTCCAATTGGGTTGGATACTACACTGCTTTCCCGTGATGAGCAAGTATAATGACTGGGCTTTTGGTGCTGGGATAACGCTGTGTATCATCAACGTATTGGTTTCAGatctgggttgtgttcagtaggcaccaaacagaagaaaaatgGACTGAAGCTAGAAAGAGGGGGGGATACCTGGacctgtccaataagaaacactcatttgttttctgttgcacAACGTTTTAAAACGTTTTATGTTGTGCCCTGATGAAAACAACCTTGGTCTGAGTGAACTGAACTGAAGCCGTAACGGTATTGATGGtgttggtcctctgtagctcagttggtagagcatggcacttgctacgtcaggatagtgggtttgattcctgggaccacccaatacgtaaaaatgtatgcacgcatgactgtaagtcgctttggataaaagcgtctgttaaatggcatatattatatatattatatattagtgTTGAATGAACCCTGGATGCACAACTGAATAATGCCATGTGATGTACTTACAGCACCTCGGTGTTAATAGTGTCATCACTCATCAGTGATCAGCTTCTATCTCTCTTAACAATGTGGACTATTACAGAGTAAACAAGTGTTTTAGCTACAGAGGAATACGAATGTGCGTTATGAGTAGGGTTGCAAATTTCCGGTAACTTACCCAAAGTCTGTACGTTTTCCACTAATCACGGTTGTGACATTCCCGGAATCAAAAGGGAATAAGTAGGACATTCAGTACTACTCCAACTGAGATTTCAGGAAAACTGGGAATTTTGGGAATGTGACCAGAATTTAGCAACAACTCTAATTATGAGGTGAAATATGAAGCAAGTGGACTACCTCTTGATTGTAAAAGATGAATTTTGTTAGCAGCAGATAGTTTGCACCTGCTGGTATATCGTGTACATTGATTAATGAGAAGATATTGGTCcactttcccagacacagattaagtctagtcTTGGACTAAAAATCACTTTTGATGGAGAATCTTCATTGAACATGCTTCTTCTTAGTCCAGGACTAAGCTTAATCTGTGTCCTAGAAACTGTCTCATTGTTTTATGAAGCATTATTTTGTAGTTCAGCTAACATTTTACTGCACATGTTACTGAATCATATCACTGTTTTATGTTACTGGTTATAGCCAGCCATGTTGTATGTACGTCAATGAGAATCTCGATTATTGTGTTACAGTCTAATAATTTTTGAGTAAAAATTATGAAACCGTATTGTTAGTTTCTCTTCCAGAATTTTCTAGTCAAGCATGTTATCAACAGTTTATATTGTGAAATAAAATCTAATTGATCGATTTATCAGTCACACTGAGTATCCTCAATTCTTGTTCAGAG
Proteins encoded:
- the LOC106561625 gene encoding YY1-associated factor 2, giving the protein MGDKKSPTRPKRQPKPCSDDGYWDCSVCTFRNTAEAFKCMMCDVRKGTSTRKPRPVSQLVAQQVTPQFASPTQPKKEKKEKSEKDKSEKEPTLKKNSHKKMRPRLKNVDRSSAQHLEVTVGDLTVIITDFKEKTKPASTPSSAASADQHSQSDNTGSDNTERGVSRSSSPRGEGSLVNGETH